From one Rhizobium sp. BT04 genomic stretch:
- the nifS gene encoding cysteine desulfurase NifS, producing MRAIYLDNNATTRVDPEVVEAMLPFFADQFGNPSSTHAFGSSIREAVRKARRQLQALIGAEFDHEIVFTSGGTESDNAAILSALEVMPERTEIVTSAVEHSAVLTLCGHLEKTRGIKVHRIPVDRHGRLDLDAYETALTHRVAIASIMWANNETGTIFPVAKLAEMAKRIGALFHTDAVQAVGKVPMDLQPTAIDMLSLSGHKFHGPKGIGALYLRRGLSFSSLIKGGHQERDRRAGTENTAGIVGLGKAAELALKSIDDESTRLKSLRDRLENGIVQRVPGAFVTGDRLKRLPNTANIAFQRVEGDSMLLLLNRYGIACSSGSACSSGSLEPSHVLRAMDIPHAMAHGTIRFSFSRDNCDEDVDRVLEVLPGIVERLRSQSRSGHVADTSSRVRSGE from the coding sequence ATGAGAGCGATCTATCTCGACAATAATGCAACGACCAGAGTCGATCCTGAAGTGGTTGAAGCCATGCTGCCGTTCTTTGCGGATCAGTTTGGAAACCCTTCGTCGACGCACGCTTTTGGCTCCTCTATCCGCGAGGCGGTGAGGAAGGCGCGCCGGCAATTGCAAGCGCTGATCGGCGCCGAGTTCGATCATGAGATCGTGTTCACCTCGGGGGGGACGGAAAGCGACAATGCGGCGATCCTTTCGGCGCTGGAGGTGATGCCTGAGCGCACAGAGATCGTGACTTCCGCAGTCGAGCATTCAGCGGTGCTGACACTCTGCGGCCATCTGGAGAAGACGCGCGGCATTAAGGTACACAGGATCCCAGTGGATCGACATGGACGTCTCGATCTTGACGCCTATGAGACCGCCCTCACTCATCGTGTAGCGATTGCTTCGATCATGTGGGCGAACAACGAGACGGGAACCATTTTCCCGGTCGCTAAGCTTGCCGAGATGGCCAAGAGAATCGGTGCACTTTTCCACACCGACGCGGTCCAGGCGGTCGGCAAGGTTCCAATGGACCTCCAACCTACTGCAATCGACATGCTTTCGTTGTCCGGACACAAATTCCATGGACCAAAAGGCATTGGTGCACTCTATCTCAGGCGGGGCTTATCTTTCTCCTCACTGATCAAGGGAGGTCATCAGGAGCGCGACCGACGCGCAGGGACAGAAAATACGGCCGGGATTGTCGGTTTAGGCAAGGCTGCCGAACTCGCCCTGAAATCAATAGACGACGAGAGCACCCGATTAAAGTCGCTCCGAGATCGATTGGAGAACGGCATTGTCCAGCGTGTTCCAGGCGCCTTCGTAACCGGCGATAGGCTTAAGAGGTTGCCGAACACGGCGAACATCGCCTTTCAACGTGTCGAAGGAGACAGTATGCTCCTTCTTCTCAACCGCTATGGCATCGCCTGCTCTTCCGGCTCTGCTTGCTCCTCCGGTTCGCTGGAGCCGAGCCATGTCTTGAGGGCAATGGATATCCCTCATGCTATGGCGCACGGAACAATCCGCTTCTCGTTCTCGCGCGATAACTGTGACGAGGATGTCGACCGGGTGCTCGAAGTTTTACCGGGCATCGTTGAAAGGCTCCGGAGCCAATCCCGTTCCGGCCACGTGGCCGACACGAGCAGCCGGGTTCGTTCAGGGGAGTAG
- the nifW gene encoding nitrogenase stabilizing/protective protein NifW, whose translation MCRCSADSSPVDVKDILNRLKSLSAAEEFFEALGVPYDPKVLDVSRLHIMKRMGQYLAAEDFSHLPDRVIAARARAILERAYCDFATSAPLSHRVFKVLKDHNPNRPVTPGRTVVPLDSFLKPFEKK comes from the coding sequence ATGTGCCGTTGCTCCGCTGACAGCAGTCCCGTCGATGTCAAAGACATCCTCAATCGGCTGAAATCTCTCTCGGCTGCGGAGGAGTTCTTCGAAGCCCTAGGGGTCCCCTATGACCCGAAGGTTCTCGATGTCTCACGACTCCATATCATGAAGCGTATGGGCCAATACCTCGCGGCAGAGGACTTCTCCCATCTCCCAGACCGGGTAATCGCTGCTCGTGCCCGTGCCATACTGGAAAGGGCCTACTGTGATTTCGCGACCTCCGCGCCGCTCTCGCACCGGGTCTTCAAGGTGCTCAAGGACCACAATCCGAACAGACCTGTCACACCCGGCCGCACCGTTGTCCCGTTAGACTCTTTCCTGAAGCCGTTCGAAAAGAAGTGA
- a CDS encoding nitrogen fixation protein NifZ → MGLGREQEVEIHRPPRFTPGERVRARLHVKNDGTYAGKKIGENLVRKGDEGYVRDIGTFLQQFYIYAVEWVERGTIVGMRARELTSLDNAAACGPAEIAGPPTKE, encoded by the coding sequence ATGGGCCTTGGACGTGAACAGGAGGTCGAAATTCACAGGCCTCCACGATTTACACCCGGCGAGCGGGTGCGGGCCAGACTTCACGTAAAGAATGACGGCACCTATGCTGGCAAAAAAATTGGCGAAAATTTGGTGCGGAAGGGCGACGAAGGCTATGTGCGCGACATCGGCACCTTTCTCCAGCAGTTTTACATCTATGCCGTCGAATGGGTCGAACGTGGCACTATCGTCGGCATGCGTGCCCGTGAACTGACGAGTCTAGACAACGCCGCTGCTTGCGGCCCTGCTGAAATCGCGGGGCCCCCAACGAAGGAATAG
- a CDS encoding iron-sulfur cluster assembly accessory protein — MIKLTENAAAIMNVTLSRAEQAEGFRIAVEAGGCAGYKYLVGLESVQGEGDAVIETNGVKVFVDADSQAHINGMTIDFVTGPETSGFVFDNPNAHQNCTCGKSFG; from the coding sequence ATGATCAAGCTCACAGAGAATGCCGCCGCCATCATGAACGTAACGCTTTCCCGAGCCGAGCAGGCGGAAGGCTTTCGCATCGCGGTCGAGGCAGGTGGATGCGCCGGCTACAAATACCTGGTGGGGCTAGAAAGCGTCCAGGGCGAGGGCGACGCGGTGATCGAAACAAATGGGGTCAAGGTGTTCGTTGACGCAGACTCCCAAGCACACATCAACGGCATGACGATCGACTTCGTGACGGGACCAGAAACCTCCGGTTTTGTCTTCGACAATCCCAATGCGCACCAGAACTGCACTTGCGGCAAATCCTTCGGCTGA
- the nifA gene encoding nif-specific transcriptional activator NifA produces the protein MRQAGTQRSGIYEISKVLTAPARLEITLANVVNVLSSFLQIRCGAIVVLDAEGQPEIAATGDIPPSSQSAARGVIPKAVIDHIATTGMPLIVKDVSKSELFQAEPQPPWSSGTVPISFIGVPVKADNKILGTISIDRVRNDAAPFPADEDVRFLTMVANLVSRTIRLHRFLNLEGRRPIGEQERPEKPIIAQRGAPGRHPPVKIDGIIGDSPALQQVVETVSVVARTNSTVLLRGESGTGKEFFAQAIHELSPRKNKPFVKLNCAALPEGVLESELFGHEKGAFTGAIAQRAGRFELANGGTLLLDEIGEISPAFQAKLLRVLQEGELERVGGTKTLAVDVRLICATNKNLEMAVANAEFRADLYYRISVVPIVLPPLRERPGDIPRLANALLDRFNKENQRELTFSSSAIEVMSQCYFPGNVRELENCVRRTATLARSSSIVSSDFACKNSQCLSSLLWKTDGSPGGITVDGHARSNVMPTSSPRSGGSIGASDEVSSVKACDPHGSGCPAMESRLTQRDRLIEAMEKAGWVQAKAARILGLTPRQVGYALRQHRIEVKKL, from the coding sequence ATGCGCCAAGCGGGCACGCAGCGCAGCGGAATCTACGAGATATCAAAGGTACTGACTGCCCCCGCCCGGCTAGAGATTACGCTTGCCAACGTCGTGAACGTCCTCTCTTCCTTTCTGCAGATTCGATGCGGAGCAATCGTTGTTCTAGACGCTGAAGGTCAGCCCGAGATTGCCGCAACTGGCGACATCCCCCCATCCTCTCAATCAGCCGCTCGAGGCGTTATACCTAAGGCCGTAATCGACCATATCGCGACGACCGGTATGCCCTTAATCGTAAAGGATGTCAGCAAGTCCGAATTATTTCAGGCTGAGCCGCAACCGCCTTGGAGCAGCGGCACCGTCCCGATTTCTTTTATTGGCGTTCCGGTAAAAGCCGATAATAAAATACTTGGCACAATATCGATCGATCGCGTCAGGAACGACGCCGCCCCCTTCCCCGCCGACGAGGACGTTCGCTTTCTGACCATGGTCGCCAATCTGGTCAGTCGGACGATCAGGCTTCATCGTTTCCTGAACCTGGAGGGTCGGCGACCTATCGGCGAACAAGAGAGACCGGAGAAGCCGATCATCGCGCAAAGGGGCGCGCCGGGCCGACATCCACCCGTCAAAATCGACGGGATTATCGGGGATAGCCCGGCTCTCCAGCAGGTGGTTGAAACCGTCTCGGTGGTGGCGAGGACGAATTCCACCGTGCTTCTGCGGGGCGAAAGCGGCACCGGCAAGGAATTTTTTGCACAGGCGATCCATGAACTTTCCCCTCGTAAAAACAAGCCGTTCGTCAAATTGAACTGCGCCGCGCTGCCCGAAGGCGTCCTGGAATCGGAGCTGTTTGGGCATGAAAAAGGGGCTTTCACCGGGGCCATCGCGCAGCGCGCCGGACGCTTCGAACTGGCAAATGGCGGAACGCTTCTGCTTGACGAGATTGGCGAGATTTCGCCCGCCTTTCAAGCCAAACTGCTGCGCGTCCTGCAGGAAGGCGAACTGGAGAGGGTGGGCGGAACCAAGACGCTTGCGGTCGACGTCCGGCTCATATGCGCCACGAATAAGAACCTCGAGATGGCTGTTGCAAACGCCGAATTCAGGGCCGACCTGTATTACCGCATCAGCGTAGTTCCAATTGTCCTGCCGCCGCTTCGAGAGCGACCCGGCGATATTCCACGCCTTGCGAACGCTCTTCTTGACCGATTCAACAAGGAGAACCAACGCGAGCTGACGTTTTCGTCGTCGGCGATCGAGGTGATGTCGCAATGCTATTTCCCAGGTAACGTCCGGGAACTCGAAAACTGCGTGCGAAGGACTGCCACCCTTGCGCGTTCAAGCTCGATCGTTTCGTCTGATTTTGCCTGCAAGAACAGCCAGTGCCTTTCGTCGCTCCTCTGGAAAACCGACGGGTCGCCCGGCGGCATCACCGTCGATGGGCATGCCCGGAGCAATGTGATGCCGACTTCATCGCCGCGCTCGGGCGGGAGCATCGGTGCGTCGGACGAGGTATCTTCCGTCAAGGCTTGTGATCCGCACGGTTCCGGTTGTCCCGCAATGGAGTCGCGCCTCACGCAACGGGACCGGTTGATCGAGGCGATGGAAAAGGCCGGATGGGTTCAGGCCAAAGCGGCTCGTATTCTCGGCCTTACGCCTCGTCAGGTCGGCTATGCTCTACGCCAGCATCGCATCGAGGTGAAAAAGCTTTAA
- a CDS encoding FAD-binding protein, whose translation MTEENFDAIVIGAGMAGNAAAYTMSNRGMKVLQLERGEYPGSKNVQGAIMYADMLEKILPDFRDDAPLERHLVEQRFWMMDDSSHIGMQYRSDDFNESRHNRYTVIRAQFDKWFSRKVREAGATLLCETTVTELVRDPKGKVIGVRTDRAGDVILADVVVLAEGVNGLLGTRAGLRDTPKPETVALAVKEMHFLAEEVIDQRFGLQANEGCVIEAVGTISRNMAGLAFLYTNKESISIGIGCLVSEFAATMESPYDLLEKFKSHPSVKPLIAGAEVKEYAAHLIPEGGYKAIPQLFGDGWVVVGDAAQLNNAVHREGSNLAMTSGRIAGEAIVQIKNRKKPMVKENLSLYKSMLEKSFVIKDLRKYKDMPALLHTNSRNFFTTYPRLLSQAAQNFVRVDGTPKIDKERATTGTFIKARSRWGLFGDAVRLARAWR comes from the coding sequence ATGACTGAGGAAAACTTCGACGCCATAGTTATCGGGGCCGGCATGGCCGGAAACGCAGCTGCTTACACGATGTCGAACCGCGGCATGAAGGTGCTGCAGTTGGAGCGTGGCGAGTATCCGGGCTCCAAGAATGTGCAGGGCGCCATCATGTACGCGGACATGCTGGAGAAAATCCTGCCGGATTTCCGGGATGATGCGCCTCTGGAGCGGCACTTAGTCGAGCAGCGCTTCTGGATGATGGACGACTCGTCCCACATCGGTATGCAATACCGGTCGGACGACTTCAACGAGTCGAGACACAATCGCTACACGGTCATTCGCGCCCAATTCGACAAATGGTTTTCACGCAAGGTGCGCGAGGCCGGAGCGACGCTTCTATGCGAGACGACCGTGACGGAACTCGTTCGTGATCCAAAGGGCAAGGTGATTGGCGTTCGCACCGACCGCGCCGGCGACGTGATTCTTGCTGACGTGGTCGTTCTCGCAGAGGGCGTCAATGGGCTGCTCGGCACGCGTGCTGGATTGCGTGACACGCCAAAACCGGAAACTGTCGCGCTCGCCGTCAAGGAAATGCATTTCCTGGCCGAAGAGGTAATTGACCAGCGGTTCGGCCTCCAGGCCAATGAAGGCTGCGTCATCGAGGCAGTTGGCACGATCTCTCGCAACATGGCCGGGCTTGCCTTCCTCTACACCAACAAAGAATCGATCTCGATCGGCATTGGCTGCCTTGTCTCCGAATTCGCGGCAACAATGGAAAGTCCTTATGATCTGCTCGAAAAATTCAAAAGCCATCCGTCGGTAAAGCCGCTGATCGCAGGAGCGGAAGTCAAGGAATATGCGGCGCATCTCATTCCAGAAGGTGGTTACAAGGCAATTCCGCAGCTTTTTGGTGACGGCTGGGTCGTCGTCGGCGACGCGGCACAACTTAATAATGCGGTGCACCGCGAGGGGTCCAACCTCGCCATGACGTCGGGGCGCATCGCCGGCGAAGCAATCGTCCAGATCAAGAATCGCAAAAAGCCGATGGTCAAGGAGAACCTCTCCCTTTACAAGTCGATGCTTGAAAAGTCGTTCGTTATCAAAGACTTGCGGAAATACAAGGACATGCCTGCCCTGCTGCACACCAATTCCCGCAATTTCTTCACGACTTATCCAAGGTTGCTGTCGCAGGCCGCACAGAACTTTGTGCGAGTCGATGGCACCCCGAAGATCGACAAGGAACGGGCGACCACGGGCACCTTCATCAAGGCACGCTCCCGCTGGGGGCTGTTTGGTGACGCGGTTCGCTTGGCGCGCGCGTGGCGATAA
- a CDS encoding 4Fe-4S binding protein, whose protein sequence is MAFRIIASQCTQCGACEFECPSGAIRFKGEIYVIDPEKCTECKGTFETQQCAEVCPVPKTCVPAAPAI, encoded by the coding sequence ATGGCCTTCAGGATCATAGCGTCCCAATGCACCCAGTGCGGTGCCTGCGAGTTCGAATGCCCCTCCGGTGCGATCAGGTTCAAAGGTGAGATCTACGTTATCGACCCGGAAAAATGCACCGAATGCAAGGGTACCTTCGAAACGCAGCAATGCGCGGAGGTTTGCCCCGTGCCGAAGACCTGCGTCCCCGCCGCACCTGCGATTTGA
- a CDS encoding electron transfer flavoprotein subunit beta/FixA family protein yields MHIVICIKQVPDSAQIRVHPVTNTIMRQGVPTIINPYDLFALEEALQLRDRHGGEVTVLTMGPPMAEDALRKALTYGADRAVLLTDRHFAGSDTLATSFALSRAIAKIGEAFGTPDIVFTGKQTIDGDTAQVGPGIAKRLDLLQLTYVAKIVSVDINGREITVERRSEGGTQTLMSKLPCLITMLEGTNEIRRGSLDDALRAARSQIVKWNAADAGIEDLTKCGLRGSPTVVKRVFAPPERAEKAEQIDTAEKTPRDLAEELIAGIFLRQPALESELAFDGE; encoded by the coding sequence ATGCACATAGTTATCTGTATCAAACAGGTACCGGACTCCGCACAAATACGAGTGCATCCGGTGACGAACACAATCATGCGTCAGGGGGTGCCAACCATCATCAACCCCTATGATCTGTTCGCCCTTGAAGAGGCGCTCCAGTTGCGCGACCGCCATGGCGGCGAGGTGACCGTGCTCACCATGGGGCCGCCCATGGCAGAGGACGCGTTGCGCAAGGCGCTCACCTACGGCGCCGACCGCGCCGTACTCTTGACCGACCGTCATTTTGCCGGCTCCGACACTCTGGCGACCTCGTTTGCTCTTTCGCGAGCCATCGCGAAGATCGGAGAGGCCTTCGGTACGCCCGATATCGTCTTTACGGGCAAACAGACCATCGACGGCGATACCGCCCAGGTTGGGCCTGGCATCGCCAAGCGCCTCGACCTCCTGCAGCTCACCTACGTTGCCAAAATCGTCTCTGTCGACATCAATGGGCGCGAGATTACGGTGGAGCGCCGCTCGGAAGGGGGCACGCAGACGCTGATGAGCAAGCTCCCTTGCCTAATTACAATGCTCGAAGGCACAAACGAAATCCGCCGCGGCTCGCTCGATGACGCGCTACGGGCCGCGCGCAGCCAGATCGTGAAGTGGAATGCGGCCGACGCTGGCATAGAGGACCTCACCAAGTGCGGCCTGCGTGGCTCGCCAACCGTCGTTAAGAGGGTCTTTGCCCCTCCTGAGCGGGCGGAAAAGGCGGAGCAGATCGACACCGCGGAAAAAACACCGCGCGATCTCGCGGAGGAGTTGATCGCTGGGATCTTTTTGCGCCAGCCGGCGCTCGAAAGCGAACTCGCCTTTGACGGCGAATGA
- the nifT gene encoding putative nitrogen fixation protein NifT: MKIMIRRTSAGLSAYVPKKDLEEPIVDVEADDMWGGTITLRNGWRLVLPKLSRDTPLPITVHARKIPDED, from the coding sequence ATGAAGATAATGATTCGCAGAACGAGCGCCGGCTTGTCGGCTTACGTACCAAAGAAAGATCTCGAAGAGCCGATCGTAGATGTCGAGGCTGATGACATGTGGGGCGGCACGATCACTCTCAGGAACGGCTGGAGACTCGTCTTGCCCAAGCTATCGCGGGATACGCCTCTGCCGATCACCGTCCACGCAAGGAAGATTCCTGACGAGGACTGA
- a CDS encoding electron transfer flavoprotein subunit alpha/FixB family protein, with amino-acid sequence MLSTNRESPPPAAGRAAMKKELPDQFKDHRHVWVFIELERDQVHPVSFELLGEGRKLADKLGVQLAGVVLGPPGEATWFAIAEAFAYGADLAYLVEAPLLADYRNEPFTKALTDLVTNYKPEILLLGATTLGRDLAGSVATTLLTGLTADCTELDVDADGSLAATRPTFGGSLLCTIYTLNCRPQMATVRPRVMAMPPRGNNKIGRVIQHKVSMIEEEIVTKVLGFLSDGQSATANLAYADVVVAGGLGLGAVENVKLMKKLARTIGADYGCSRPLVQKGWMPADRQIGQTGKTIRPKLYIAAGISGAIQHRVGVEGADLILAINTDPNAPIFDFAHLGVVTDAIRLLPSLTELFTHRLSPHSRDKLAN; translated from the coding sequence ATGTTGAGCACGAATCGAGAGAGCCCTCCTCCAGCCGCTGGCCGTGCCGCCATGAAGAAAGAGCTGCCCGATCAGTTTAAGGACCATCGGCACGTTTGGGTCTTCATCGAGCTGGAGCGCGATCAGGTGCATCCCGTCTCCTTCGAGCTGCTCGGCGAAGGCCGCAAGCTCGCCGACAAGCTGGGCGTCCAGCTTGCCGGCGTCGTTCTCGGACCACCGGGAGAGGCCACGTGGTTTGCCATCGCCGAGGCTTTTGCTTATGGCGCCGACCTGGCCTACCTCGTCGAGGCCCCACTGCTCGCCGACTACCGAAATGAGCCTTTCACCAAAGCATTGACGGATCTGGTTACTAACTACAAACCGGAAATCCTTCTTTTAGGGGCAACGACGCTCGGGCGCGACCTTGCCGGTTCCGTGGCGACGACCTTGTTGACAGGGCTCACGGCGGATTGCACCGAACTTGATGTGGATGCGGACGGCTCGCTTGCGGCGACCCGGCCGACTTTCGGCGGCTCCTTGCTTTGCACGATCTACACGCTCAACTGCCGGCCGCAGATGGCAACGGTCCGGCCGAGGGTCATGGCCATGCCTCCGCGCGGGAATAATAAGATCGGACGCGTCATTCAACACAAAGTGTCGATGATCGAGGAAGAGATCGTCACTAAGGTCCTCGGTTTCTTGTCCGATGGCCAGTCGGCGACGGCGAATCTCGCCTATGCGGACGTCGTGGTTGCTGGAGGCCTCGGTCTCGGCGCGGTGGAGAACGTGAAGCTTATGAAGAAACTCGCGCGGACGATCGGGGCCGATTATGGCTGTTCGCGCCCCCTCGTCCAAAAGGGCTGGATGCCTGCTGATCGGCAGATCGGCCAAACTGGCAAAACTATCCGGCCGAAGCTTTACATAGCAGCCGGCATTTCCGGCGCCATCCAGCATCGCGTTGGCGTCGAGGGAGCTGATCTTATTTTAGCCATTAACACCGATCCTAACGCGCCGATTTTTGATTTCGCCCACCTCGGCGTCGTCACCGATGCGATCCGTTTACTGCCGTCATTAACGGAACTCTTCACCCATCGACTGTCGCCGCACAGTCGCGATAAGCTTGCAAACTGA
- the nifB gene encoding nitrogenase cofactor biosynthesis protein NifB — translation MSAPMISLESATSTTSLDQLLATAKPSGCTSSSCGVSTKPADVDQAIWAKIKNHPCYSEEAHHYFARMHVAVAPACNIQCNYCNRKYDCANESRPGVVSEKLTPDQALRKVIAVANEVPQLSVLGVAGPGDACYDWKKTKETFERVAGEIHDIKLCISTNGLALPDHVAELVDMNVDHVTITINMVDPEIGAKIYPWIFYRNRRYTGIEAARILHERQMVGLEMLTACGIITKVNSVMIPGVNDEHLVEVNKWVKERGVFLHNVMPLISDPAHGTYYGLTGQRGPRALELKALQDRLEGGAKLMRHCRQCRADAVGLLGDDRGQEFALDQLPGEITYDARKREAYREVIARERGDHATAKSEAIETVKAAGDGSLHVAVATKGGGRINEHFGHAKEFQVYEASSRGITYVGHRKIEQYCLGGRGEEATLDGIITALVGIDVVLCAKIGECPKTKLMEAGVRATDAYCYDYIETAIGTLYAAKFGVEPQAATA, via the coding sequence ATGTCCGCACCGATGATTTCGCTTGAAAGTGCGACCAGCACGACATCCTTGGATCAATTGCTGGCGACCGCGAAACCGAGTGGCTGCACATCCTCGTCATGTGGCGTGTCCACAAAACCGGCCGACGTGGACCAGGCTATCTGGGCGAAGATCAAAAACCACCCCTGCTATTCAGAAGAGGCTCACCATTATTTCGCGCGCATGCATGTCGCGGTCGCACCAGCCTGCAATATCCAGTGCAACTATTGCAATCGTAAATATGACTGCGCCAACGAAAGCCGCCCTGGGGTCGTCTCGGAAAAGTTGACGCCAGACCAGGCGCTGCGCAAGGTCATTGCCGTCGCCAACGAAGTGCCGCAGCTTTCCGTGCTGGGTGTCGCCGGACCGGGCGATGCCTGTTACGACTGGAAGAAGACAAAGGAAACGTTCGAACGAGTTGCGGGGGAGATCCACGACATCAAGCTGTGCATCTCCACCAACGGGCTTGCGCTGCCGGATCACGTCGCCGAACTTGTCGACATGAATGTCGATCACGTGACAATTACGATCAACATGGTTGACCCTGAAATCGGCGCAAAGATCTATCCCTGGATCTTTTACCGCAACCGTCGTTACACCGGCATCGAAGCTGCGAGAATTCTGCACGAGCGGCAAATGGTGGGCCTGGAGATGCTGACCGCGTGCGGCATCATCACCAAAGTCAATTCGGTGATGATTCCTGGTGTCAACGACGAACACCTGGTCGAGGTAAATAAATGGGTCAAGGAGCGGGGGGTGTTCCTGCACAACGTCATGCCGCTTATTTCCGATCCGGCCCATGGCACCTACTACGGCTTGACCGGACAGCGCGGCCCGCGGGCGCTCGAATTGAAGGCGCTCCAGGATCGTCTCGAAGGCGGCGCAAAGCTAATGCGCCATTGCCGGCAGTGTAGGGCCGATGCCGTCGGCCTGCTTGGGGATGATCGGGGCCAGGAGTTCGCACTCGACCAGCTTCCCGGAGAGATCACCTATGACGCCCGTAAGCGCGAGGCCTATCGGGAAGTGATCGCCCGCGAACGCGGCGATCACGCGACCGCCAAGAGCGAGGCAATCGAGACAGTCAAAGCAGCCGGCGATGGGTCCCTCCACGTCGCGGTCGCGACAAAGGGTGGCGGTCGCATCAACGAGCACTTCGGCCACGCGAAGGAGTTCCAAGTATACGAAGCTTCGTCGAGAGGCATCACCTACGTCGGGCATCGCAAGATCGAACAGTATTGCCTCGGAGGCAGGGGCGAGGAAGCCACCCTCGACGGCATCATAACTGCGCTGGTCGGTATTGACGTCGTGCTATGCGCCAAGATCGGGGAGTGCCCTAAGACTAAGCTCATGGAGGCCGGGGTTCGGGCAACGGATGCTTATTGCTATGACTACATCGAGACCGCCATCGGCACCCTCTACGCCGCCAAGTTTGGCGTCGAACCACAAGCGGCGACGGCGTGA
- a CDS encoding ferredoxin family protein produces MTVAVTNIRVEDKLYQNRYVVDAGRPHIRVRPHDWPSVNLYALTSVCPAKCYELNDQGQVEVIADGCMECGTCRVLCEASGDIEWNYPRGGFGVLFKFG; encoded by the coding sequence ATGACGGTTGCAGTGACGAACATACGCGTAGAGGACAAGCTTTACCAAAATCGATACGTGGTCGATGCCGGACGCCCGCATATTAGGGTGCGTCCACACGATTGGCCAAGCGTAAATCTGTATGCCCTCACAAGTGTCTGTCCGGCCAAGTGCTACGAATTGAATGACCAGGGCCAAGTGGAGGTTATCGCCGACGGGTGCATGGAGTGCGGCACGTGCCGCGTACTCTGCGAGGCAAGTGGAGATATCGAGTGGAACTATCCGAGAGGCGGTTTCGGCGTTCTCTTCAAGTTCGGATAA
- a CDS encoding SIR2 family protein produces the protein MNKILTSDRLLIIRNGDAEKRLRLLQEALAADRIVPYLGPDLLRLQSTEPPVPDTPEAVSAALNERTPAPSRIRSNMWSVAQFIEQRRHRRTLQAWMAEIFGAPVAPTALHDWLATLPLSLIVDGWYDGTMRAAFAKTGRTDVVEIQGVTRANGGGDIWTKTYDLSGRDVECVSAPKTVLYAPYGSVIPASNFLVSDSDYVEVLTEIDIQTPIPGMVKERRIDRGFLFIGCRFNDQMLRIYARQIIKRSHGPHFAVLDAEGLTKNERRFLAASGITVVDLPIGEAAALLVPFGSKADGDHGRTASASNLCSG, from the coding sequence ATGAACAAAATTTTAACCTCGGACCGTCTCCTGATCATTCGCAACGGTGACGCCGAAAAAAGACTTAGGCTGCTCCAGGAAGCGCTCGCTGCGGATCGGATCGTTCCCTATCTCGGTCCAGATCTCCTTCGGCTGCAATCCACGGAACCACCTGTACCGGACACCCCGGAAGCCGTCTCCGCGGCACTCAACGAACGCACACCTGCCCCTTCCAGGATACGCAGCAATATGTGGTCAGTCGCGCAGTTTATTGAACAGCGACGGCATCGCCGGACGCTTCAGGCCTGGATGGCAGAAATATTTGGAGCACCCGTGGCGCCGACCGCCCTCCACGACTGGCTCGCAACGCTGCCGCTCTCCCTTATCGTCGACGGCTGGTACGACGGGACAATGCGTGCGGCTTTCGCGAAGACCGGTCGAACGGATGTCGTCGAGATTCAGGGCGTCACGCGTGCAAACGGCGGCGGCGACATTTGGACAAAAACTTACGATCTGTCCGGGAGAGACGTCGAATGCGTCTCAGCGCCAAAGACGGTCCTCTATGCGCCGTACGGCAGTGTTATACCAGCTTCGAACTTTCTGGTGTCCGATTCCGATTACGTGGAAGTCCTAACCGAAATCGATATCCAGACGCCAATACCTGGAATGGTGAAAGAACGGCGTATAGATCGCGGTTTTCTTTTCATTGGCTGCCGCTTCAACGATCAGATGCTCCGGATCTACGCTCGACAGATCATCAAGCGCTCTCACGGCCCCCACTTTGCAGTACTTGATGCGGAAGGCCTTACCAAAAACGAGCGCCGTTTCCTTGCAGCAAGCGGAATCACGGTGGTCGACCTGCCGATCGGCGAAGCCGCGGCTCTGCTTGTACCATTTGGTAGCAAGGCGGATGGTGACCATGGCCGCACGGCTTCCGCTTCGAATCTCTGTAGCGGCTAG